A region from the Triplophysa rosa linkage group LG4, Trosa_1v2, whole genome shotgun sequence genome encodes:
- the LOC130552822 gene encoding coiled-coil domain-containing protein 81-like isoform X1 encodes MYIYVQYEVLMIMSRERNLPTLSCLTGEDIDDIWARVACFIERQMITRKGVCISGLGTFTFSFDKLTPIFILTEKLCRIYGFKQKKRQCSEDVPVASLNFSSLSADSPYERDCVEGCVRETILLLLRAASSLQSVARTFPRIGVLTFQQTRVKMIFYRDFISALDAAGKLSLASTSRAGSHSSERQKNITRPATTNARTSAKHPARKDLKTEPSSAQRQPDEEDGRVYESFGYAAASRGSADGEIVTSNTDRVVKLSQPAGDTMNAMTVKSDAGVNETCADHRRAGQELCYVCMQRARRNIPLYVPDDERKRAEQEQERVLMLNQHQKDLQYFQKQEADRMKKREDGRQIAAFNLALAEVQRRRRTFNQSHGSYIFASHLCTPDHRLQQRDPVTLAEQRLPAHKISEELRNISRARDHQLKSLNDQKREREIIQTNHQEMSEERIRHYEKVRNLQVACEKNWKHRVSLRRQRDREDLQDFRRFGCQNITDQLEKYERCNRCKRSTANRGQSNLFRDTNYLSGSRLML; translated from the exons gGTGTTTGTATCAGCGGTTTGGGAACATTTACATTCTCCTTTGACAAACTTACACCGATATTTATCCTGACTGAGAAACTCTGCCGCATTTATGGATTCAAACAGAAGAAACGTCAATGTTCAG AGGATGTTCCTGTGGCTTCACTCAACTTCTCGTCACTGAGCGCTGACAGTCCGTATGAACGTGACTGCGTGGAGGGATGTGTACGTGAAACCATTCTCCTGCTTCTCCGTGCGGCTTCTTCACTTCAGTCTGTAGCTCGTACGTTCCCTCGAATCGGAGTTCTGACCTTCCAACAAACCCGAGTGAAGATGATCTTCTACCGTGACTTCATCTCGGCTTTAGACGCCGCTGGGAAACTTTCATTAGCGTCAACCAGC AGAGCCGGATCTCATTCATCTGAGAGACAGAAGAACATCACGAGACCTGCGACCACCAATGCCAGAACGTCTGCTAAACACCCTGCGAGAAAAGATCTAAAGACCGAACCTTCGTCAGCTCAACGGCAGCCCGATGAAGAAGATGGACGAG TTTATGAATCATTTGGATATGCGGCAGCGTCTCGTGGCTCAGCAGACGGAGAGATTGTGACATCGAACACTGACAG AGTTGTGAAGCTGTCACAGCCGGCAGGAGACACGATGAACGCGATGACTGTAAAGAGTGATGCAGGTGTGAACGAGACGTGCGCTGATCACAGACGAGCAGGACAG GAGTTGTGTTACGTGTGCATGCAGCGGGCTCGACGAAACATCCCCCTATATGTACCAGATGATGAGAGAAAAAGAGCTGAACAGGAACAAGAGCGAGTCTTAATGCTCAATCAACATCAGAAAGATCTCCAGTATTTCCAGAAACAAGAg GCGGACAGAATGAAAAAGCGTGAAGACGGTCGACAGATCGCGGCGTTTAATCTGGCTCTTGCTGAAGTTCAGAGACGCAGGAGGACATTTAACCAATCACAT GGTTCGTACATTTTTGCGAGTCATCTCTGCACTCCGGACCACCGGCTGCAGCAGAGAGATCCTGTGACTTTAGCTGAGCAGAGACTTCCAGCACACAAGATCTCAGAAGAGCTGAGGAACATCAGCAGAGCAAGAGACCATCAGCTGAAAAGCTTGAACGACCAGAAGAGAGAACGAGAAATCATTCAGACAAACCACCAAGA AATGTCAGAAGAGCGAATCCGTCACTATGAGAAGGTTCGAAACCTGCAGGTGGCTTGTGAGAAAAACTGGAAGCACCGCGTCTCCCTGAGACGTCAACGAGACCGAGAGGATCTCCAGGACTTCAGGAG GTTTGGATGTCAGAATATAACGGATCAACTTGAAAAATATGAGCGATGCAACCGATGCAAACGCAGCACTGCCAACCGCGGCCAGAGCAACCTCTTCAGAGACACAAATTATCTGTCTGGATCTCGCTTGATGCTGTAG
- the LOC130552822 gene encoding coiled-coil domain-containing protein 81-like isoform X2 — protein sequence MYIYVQYEVLMIMSRERNLPTLSCLTGEDIDDIWARVACFIERQMITRKGVCISGLGTFTFSFDKLTPIFILTEKLCRIYGFKQKKRQCSEDVPVASLNFSSLSADSPYERDCVEGCVRETILLLLRAASSLQSVARTFPRIGVLTFQQTRVKMIFYRDFISALDAAGKLSLASTSRAGSHSSERQKNITRPATTNARTSAKHPARKDLKTEPSSAQRQPDEEDGRASRGSADGEIVTSNTDRVVKLSQPAGDTMNAMTVKSDAGVNETCADHRRAGQELCYVCMQRARRNIPLYVPDDERKRAEQEQERVLMLNQHQKDLQYFQKQEADRMKKREDGRQIAAFNLALAEVQRRRRTFNQSHGSYIFASHLCTPDHRLQQRDPVTLAEQRLPAHKISEELRNISRARDHQLKSLNDQKREREIIQTNHQEMSEERIRHYEKVRNLQVACEKNWKHRVSLRRQRDREDLQDFRRFGCQNITDQLEKYERCNRCKRSTANRGQSNLFRDTNYLSGSRLML from the exons gGTGTTTGTATCAGCGGTTTGGGAACATTTACATTCTCCTTTGACAAACTTACACCGATATTTATCCTGACTGAGAAACTCTGCCGCATTTATGGATTCAAACAGAAGAAACGTCAATGTTCAG AGGATGTTCCTGTGGCTTCACTCAACTTCTCGTCACTGAGCGCTGACAGTCCGTATGAACGTGACTGCGTGGAGGGATGTGTACGTGAAACCATTCTCCTGCTTCTCCGTGCGGCTTCTTCACTTCAGTCTGTAGCTCGTACGTTCCCTCGAATCGGAGTTCTGACCTTCCAACAAACCCGAGTGAAGATGATCTTCTACCGTGACTTCATCTCGGCTTTAGACGCCGCTGGGAAACTTTCATTAGCGTCAACCAGC AGAGCCGGATCTCATTCATCTGAGAGACAGAAGAACATCACGAGACCTGCGACCACCAATGCCAGAACGTCTGCTAAACACCCTGCGAGAAAAGATCTAAAGACCGAACCTTCGTCAGCTCAACGGCAGCCCGATGAAGAAGATGGACGAG CGTCTCGTGGCTCAGCAGACGGAGAGATTGTGACATCGAACACTGACAG AGTTGTGAAGCTGTCACAGCCGGCAGGAGACACGATGAACGCGATGACTGTAAAGAGTGATGCAGGTGTGAACGAGACGTGCGCTGATCACAGACGAGCAGGACAG GAGTTGTGTTACGTGTGCATGCAGCGGGCTCGACGAAACATCCCCCTATATGTACCAGATGATGAGAGAAAAAGAGCTGAACAGGAACAAGAGCGAGTCTTAATGCTCAATCAACATCAGAAAGATCTCCAGTATTTCCAGAAACAAGAg GCGGACAGAATGAAAAAGCGTGAAGACGGTCGACAGATCGCGGCGTTTAATCTGGCTCTTGCTGAAGTTCAGAGACGCAGGAGGACATTTAACCAATCACAT GGTTCGTACATTTTTGCGAGTCATCTCTGCACTCCGGACCACCGGCTGCAGCAGAGAGATCCTGTGACTTTAGCTGAGCAGAGACTTCCAGCACACAAGATCTCAGAAGAGCTGAGGAACATCAGCAGAGCAAGAGACCATCAGCTGAAAAGCTTGAACGACCAGAAGAGAGAACGAGAAATCATTCAGACAAACCACCAAGA AATGTCAGAAGAGCGAATCCGTCACTATGAGAAGGTTCGAAACCTGCAGGTGGCTTGTGAGAAAAACTGGAAGCACCGCGTCTCCCTGAGACGTCAACGAGACCGAGAGGATCTCCAGGACTTCAGGAG GTTTGGATGTCAGAATATAACGGATCAACTTGAAAAATATGAGCGATGCAACCGATGCAAACGCAGCACTGCCAACCGCGGCCAGAGCAACCTCTTCAGAGACACAAATTATCTGTCTGGATCTCGCTTGATGCTGTAG
- the LOC130552822 gene encoding coiled-coil domain-containing protein 81-like isoform X3, whose product MILMVSDVSEDVPVASLNFSSLSADSPYERDCVEGCVRETILLLLRAASSLQSVARTFPRIGVLTFQQTRVKMIFYRDFISALDAAGKLSLASTSRAGSHSSERQKNITRPATTNARTSAKHPARKDLKTEPSSAQRQPDEEDGRVYESFGYAAASRGSADGEIVTSNTDRVVKLSQPAGDTMNAMTVKSDAGVNETCADHRRAGQELCYVCMQRARRNIPLYVPDDERKRAEQEQERVLMLNQHQKDLQYFQKQEADRMKKREDGRQIAAFNLALAEVQRRRRTFNQSHGSYIFASHLCTPDHRLQQRDPVTLAEQRLPAHKISEELRNISRARDHQLKSLNDQKREREIIQTNHQEMSEERIRHYEKVRNLQVACEKNWKHRVSLRRQRDREDLQDFRRFGCQNITDQLEKYERCNRCKRSTANRGQSNLFRDTNYLSGSRLML is encoded by the exons ATGATATTAATGGTGTCTGATGTGTCAGAGGATGTTCCTGTGGCTTCACTCAACTTCTCGTCACTGAGCGCTGACAGTCCGTATGAACGTGACTGCGTGGAGGGATGTGTACGTGAAACCATTCTCCTGCTTCTCCGTGCGGCTTCTTCACTTCAGTCTGTAGCTCGTACGTTCCCTCGAATCGGAGTTCTGACCTTCCAACAAACCCGAGTGAAGATGATCTTCTACCGTGACTTCATCTCGGCTTTAGACGCCGCTGGGAAACTTTCATTAGCGTCAACCAGC AGAGCCGGATCTCATTCATCTGAGAGACAGAAGAACATCACGAGACCTGCGACCACCAATGCCAGAACGTCTGCTAAACACCCTGCGAGAAAAGATCTAAAGACCGAACCTTCGTCAGCTCAACGGCAGCCCGATGAAGAAGATGGACGAG TTTATGAATCATTTGGATATGCGGCAGCGTCTCGTGGCTCAGCAGACGGAGAGATTGTGACATCGAACACTGACAG AGTTGTGAAGCTGTCACAGCCGGCAGGAGACACGATGAACGCGATGACTGTAAAGAGTGATGCAGGTGTGAACGAGACGTGCGCTGATCACAGACGAGCAGGACAG GAGTTGTGTTACGTGTGCATGCAGCGGGCTCGACGAAACATCCCCCTATATGTACCAGATGATGAGAGAAAAAGAGCTGAACAGGAACAAGAGCGAGTCTTAATGCTCAATCAACATCAGAAAGATCTCCAGTATTTCCAGAAACAAGAg GCGGACAGAATGAAAAAGCGTGAAGACGGTCGACAGATCGCGGCGTTTAATCTGGCTCTTGCTGAAGTTCAGAGACGCAGGAGGACATTTAACCAATCACAT GGTTCGTACATTTTTGCGAGTCATCTCTGCACTCCGGACCACCGGCTGCAGCAGAGAGATCCTGTGACTTTAGCTGAGCAGAGACTTCCAGCACACAAGATCTCAGAAGAGCTGAGGAACATCAGCAGAGCAAGAGACCATCAGCTGAAAAGCTTGAACGACCAGAAGAGAGAACGAGAAATCATTCAGACAAACCACCAAGA AATGTCAGAAGAGCGAATCCGTCACTATGAGAAGGTTCGAAACCTGCAGGTGGCTTGTGAGAAAAACTGGAAGCACCGCGTCTCCCTGAGACGTCAACGAGACCGAGAGGATCTCCAGGACTTCAGGAG GTTTGGATGTCAGAATATAACGGATCAACTTGAAAAATATGAGCGATGCAACCGATGCAAACGCAGCACTGCCAACCGCGGCCAGAGCAACCTCTTCAGAGACACAAATTATCTGTCTGGATCTCGCTTGATGCTGTAG